DNA from Flavobacteriales bacterium:
CACGATCTGGCCTCCGCGCACCACGGGTTTCTCCACGATACCGCCCACCGCCAGGATGCACGCATCGGGCGGGTTGATGATGGCGGTGAACTCCTCGATGCCGAACATGCCCAGGTTGGAGATGGTGAAGGTGTTGCCTTCCCAGTCCTGCGGCTGGAGCTTCTTCTCCTTGGCCTTCTTGGCGTAGTCGCGCACCTCGGCGCCGATTGCGCGCAGGGGCTTGCCATCGGCGAAGCGCACCACGGGCACCAGCAGCCCCTCCTCCACGGCCACGGCCACGCCGATGTGCACATGCTGGTTGAACCGGATCCGGTCGCCGAGCCAGCTGCTGTTCACCTTGGGGTGCTGCTTCAGGGCCACGGCCGCCGCCTTGATCACGAGGTCGTTGAAGGAGATCTTGTCGGGCGCGATGAACTTGTTGATGGCCTCTCGCGCAGCCATGGCGCGCTCCATGTCCACCTCGAGCGTGAGGTAGAAGTGCGGCGCGCTGAACTTGCTCTCGGCCAGGCGGCGCGCGATGGTCTTGCGCATCTGGCTCACCGCCACCTCGGTGAAGCCCTCCACCTGCGGGGCTGCCGCGAAGCCGCCGCCACCGCGATGGTTCTCGATGTCCTGTTTCGTCACCCTGCCGTCGGGGCCACTGCCGCGCACGCGGCTGATGTCGATGCCGCGCTCCTCGGCAAGGTGCTTCGCGAGCGGGCTGGCCTTCACGCGGCCGTTGGATGCGGCCACCGCGGCAGGCGCCGCCATCGGTGCCGCCACCGGGGCAGGCGCAGGGGCCGGGGCCGCCACCGGAGCCGGTGCGGGCGCAGGCGCAGGTGCGGCCTTCGCTGGGGCCGGCGCCGGAGCCGGCACCGCCGCGGCGGCTTCGGCCAGCAGCTTGCTGAAGTCCTCCCCTTCCTTGCCCAGTACGGCGAGCACGCTGTCCACCGGCGCGGCCTTGCCCTTCTCCACGCCGATGTGCAGCAGCACGCCGTCGGTGAAGCTCTCGAACTCCATGGTGGCCTTGTCGGTCTCGATCTCGGCAAGCACCTCGCCGCTCTTCACCTTGTCTCCGACCTTCTTGTGCCAGGCGCTCACCACCCCTTCGGTCATGGTGTCGCTGAGCTTCGGCATGCGTACGATCTCGGCCATGGTGCGGTGGATGCGTTACTCGATCCGGGTGCCCCGGAACGACGTGTTCATGGAATATTGCGTGTAGAGGTAGCTGGACTGATTGAAGACCAGCGAATCCGGCGCTGCGCCCAGCACGAAGCGCCCGGTGAGGTTGAATCCCGAGCCCGGCGAGTAGTACGCGTTGTGGAAGCCGCCCCCGCCATCCACCTCCACATGCGCGTACACCGCGCTGCCCTCCAAGCACACCTGGGCGGGATAGGCATCGCAGAGGCTGACGCGCACCGTGTCGCTGTAAGTGGTGTCCACCAGCGTGGTATCGGCCCCGGCCACCCAGCCGTGCTTGTGCAGCGCACCAGCGTATTCCCCGGCATAGGCCGTGCGCGGATCGGCAGGCGGCGGCGCTTCCTCCTCCTTGTGCGCGCAACCCGCTGCGAGCAGGCAGCAGCAAACGATGGCCGGCTGGGCTCGCATCACCTAGTCCTTCAGGAAGGGGTAGTCGGCCTGGTGGTAGACGTCCGTGTAGAGCTCGCTCTCGGCGGGTACCGGGCTCTCCTCGGCGAACTTCACGGCCTCCTCCACCTCCTGCTTGGCGGCTTCGTCCATGGCCTCCAGCTCATTCTCGGAGGCCCACTTCTTCTCCAGCAGGGTGGCCCTCACCTGCTCGATGGGATCCTGCTTCTTGTAATCCTCCACTTCCTCCTTGGTGCGGTACTTCTGGGGGTCGCTCATGCTGTGCCCCTTGTAGCGGTAGGTCTTGATGTCGAGCAGCATGGGGCCGTTGCCGGCGCGCACGTGGGCGCAGGCCCGCTCGATGGCATCGTGCACGTCGGCGCAGCGCATGCCGTTGACGCCCTCTGCGGGCATCTCGTAGCTCAGGCCCAGCTTGCTCAGGTCGTGCACGTTGCTGGTGCGCTCCACGCTGGTGCCCATCGCGTAGTTGTTGTTCTCGATGATGAAGATGACCGGCAGCTTCCAGGTCATCGCCATGTTGAAGGTCTCGTGCAGCAGGCCCTGGCGTACGGCGCCATCGCCCATCATGCAGAGGGTCGCATGGTCCTCCCCGCGGTACTTGTCGGCGAAGGCGATGCCCGCCCCCAGGCCGATCTGCCCGCCCACGATGCCGTGGCCGCCGAACAGGTTGCGCGCCTTGTCGAAGTAGTGCATGCTGCCGCCCTTGCCCTTGCTGGTGCCGGTGGTCTTCCCGTAGAGCTCGGCCATCACGTTCTTGGCCGAGGCGCCCAGCACCAAGGGGTGGCAGTGGTCGCGGTAGCCGGTGATGATGCGGTCGGTGGGGCGGATGGCGGTGACCATGCCCGCGAGCACGGCCTCCTGGCCGATGTAAAGGTGGCAGAAGCCGCCGAACTTCTGCATGGTGTAGAGCTGCCCGCACTTCTCCTCGAAGCGGCGCATGAGGATCATGTCCTTGAACCAGCGCAGATGGGTCTCCTTTCCAGGTGCCGCCGAGGCGGGGGGGGCGGTCTTGGCCTTGGCTCCGCGGGCGTGGCCGGGGGTCGCGGTCTTCGTGGTCATGGCGTGCTTGCCGCCTTGCAAGGCGGGGGGCAAATATAGCCCGGCCCCTCCACCCTGCCCGGCGGGATCAGGGCTTCAGGAAGGAGCCATCGAACTGCAGCGGAAGCAGGTCCGACGCCCTCTCCAGCTCGATCACCCAGCCGCTGGCGGTCCCCAGCAGCACCCGCACCGGGGCGCGCTGGCGGGACTCCTGCTCCAGCAGCGCCTGCCGGCAGATGCCGCAGGGCGATACCGGGTCGTCGCCGGCCACCTGCGGCACCACCACGGCGATGGCCTCCACCCGCGCGCCGGGCTGCTGGGCCATGGCGTAGTGCAGCACCGAGCGCTCCGCGCAGGTGCCCGCGGGGAAGGATGCGTTCTCCTGGTTGCTCCCTTCCAGCACGGTGCCGTCTGCAAGGCGGAGCGCAGCGCCCACGCGGAACGCCGAATACGGCGCGTAGGCCCGCGCCGCAGCCTCCTGCGCCCGCTGCAACAGGCCGGCATCGGCGGCAGGGAGCTGCTCGCGGCGCATCCGCCGGTAGGTGAAGGTGTGCTGGTGGCGCTCGGCCATGGCTTCTTCGAAAGGAGGGCGAAGGTACTTGAACCCGGCGCCGGGCAAGGGGCCCGAACACGGGCAGTCCGTAGTTTTGCCACCCTTGCACCCGAACGTGGATACCGCAGCGCTCATCGACCGGTTCGAGCCCATCACCTTGAAGGAGATGGATTCGGTGAAGCTGCAGAACCGCGTGGACACCAAGTATGTCCTCTCCGAGCGACAGCTGCCAGCGCTGCTGCAGGCGCTCTCCGCCCACTACCGCGTGCTGGAGGTCGACGGCAAGCGGGGCACCCGGTACCGCAGCCTCTATTTCGACACGGCCGACCTGAAGCACTACCGCGACCACCACAACAAGCGCACCTTCCGCAGCAAGGTCCGGTTCCGCGAATACCTGGGCAGCGGACTGGTGTACCTGGAGGTGAAGCGCAAGACCGGCACCGGCCGCACCGACAAGGCCCGGCAGCGCGTGGACCGCATCCCGGATGCCCTGACGCCCGAGCAGCAGCGCTTCGTGCAGGAGGCCAGCCACAGCGAAGCAGCGCTCCAACCCGCGCTCTGGAACCACTTCACGCGCTACACCTTCGTGGCCAAGGCGGGCACCGAACGCCTCACCTTGGACATTGACCTGCGCTATTCCGACCCGCACGGAGCGGGCGCACTGGGAGGCATCGTGGTGGCCGAGCTCAAGCAGCCGCGCGCCGACCGCCAGTCGCCCTTCGTGCAGCAGATGCGGCGCATGGGCATCAGGCCCAGCGGCATGAGCAAGTATTGCGTGGGCATGCTCACCCTCGGCCGGCGGGTGAAGCACAACGCCTTCAAGGAGGTGCTGCTGAAGCTGGAGCGCATCCGTCAAGCCGCCTGAACCCTGCCATCCGCATGAAGAGCATCGAGATCCTGGGCTGGAAGCTGTTCCACACCGACTTCTGGGAACTGCTGTTCAAGTTCTCCATCGACCTGGCGGTGGTGTACATCCTCATCCGGCTCATCTACTACCCCATCCACCGGAAGAAGGACTTCCTCTTCACCTACTTCCTCTTCAACGTCCTCATCTTCTTCCTCTGCGGCCTGCTCAACAGCGTGAAGCTGAGCACCGGCTTCGCCTTCGGGCTCTTCGCCATCTTCAGCATCCTGCGCTACCGCACCGAGCAGATCAGCATCAAGGACATGACCTACCTGCTGGCGGTGATCGCCGTGGCGGTGGTCAACGCCCTCTTCGGCAAGAAGGTGAGCCTGCTCGAGCTCCTCTTCACGAACGTGCTCATCCTCACCACCACCTACGTGCTCGAGCACCTGTGGCTCACCCGCCACGAGGCCATGCGCCAGGTGATCTACGAGCGCATCGATCTCATCAAGCCCGAGAACCGGCAGCTGCTGCACGACGACCTGCACCAGCGGCTCGGCGTGAAGGTCTCGCGCGTGGAGATCGGCCGCATCGACCTGCTGCGCGACACCGTGCAGCTGCGCGTCTTCTACTACGACGATGAGCAGGGCGACCGGTCCTTCACGGAGCTGCGCGCCGACGATGGCGACGATTGATCAGGGCGCGGTGCGCCGCAGCAATTGCTGCCCGATGCCGCAGGCCAGGCATCGCCGCGGCTGGCAGTAGGACGTGCGGAGCTCGATGAGCGCTTGCCCGCGGCCGGCCGAATCCGCCGGCAGGCCCAGCCCCGCCCACTCCGTCAGCACCGCGTTGCGCTCGGCCGGCAATTGCTCCAGCAGGTGCAGGGCGCGGTCGCACTGGGCGGGCCGGCCGGTGAGGCGCCCCAAGGCGAAGAGCGCGGGCACGATGGCATTGATGATCAGGTGGTCGGCGCCGGCCCTGCCCAGGCGCTTCGGCTGCAGCGCGCTGGGCCTGTCGAACACGTAGCGCTCCCTCCAGTAGCCGCCGGCCTCAACATCCAGCAGCGCGCGCATCTGCACGGCATCGTCGGTGCCGAGGAGCTCCCCGAACGATCCCTCGCAGCGCATGAGCAGCTGCGCGAACTGGGCGATCCGCACCGTGGGGAGGTTCACCGGCCGCATGCGCGCGAACTTCCATGCGGCAACGGGCGCCGGTCGCAGCCCGTGCAGGGCCGCCAGCACGCGGTGCTCCTGCTGCAGCAAGCGCGGGTAGTCATCCACGAAATCGACCTGCAGCAGGCCGGCCTGCCCGAACAGCAGGGCCTCGGTGCGCAGGGCATCGTCGCGGTGCTTGAGCACCACCCGCAGCGGGAGGGCGTGCGCCAGCATGCCGAAGGGCTCGGCATTCACCTTCAGGCCGAAGGCACGCGCCAGCATGTGGTACACGGTCTCCGCCGCATCATGGCGCAGGTCCCGGTATAGGGCCTCCACCGCGGCGGTCTTGCGCTCCAGCCGCTCCACCAGCACGCGTTCCAGCCATGGGCCGATGCGGGCCGGGTCCAGCGCTGCCAGCCGGCCGGCACAGGGCACCGCGCCCTGCCCGCGCATCAGGGAGCGGTACACGGCGATGCTCTCGGTGGAGATGCGCGGGAAGAGCTCCACGGTGGGCAACGCCGCGCCCGACCGCGTGCGCACCTCGGCATCGTGCTCATACACCACGTGCAGCACCACGTTCTCATAGGCCGGATCGCGCTGGTGGCCGTGCGCGTTCCACTCGCTGGAGCGCAGGTGCACCTCCACCGTGCCGGCCCAGTGCTGGCCATCGATGCGCAGCTGCGCATCCACCAGGTCGGGGCCGCTGTCGCGCTGGATACGGCCCGGCTTCACCACCTCCACCGCGCGGCCGTCCGTAGTGCGCAGCGCATGCCGATCATAGAGGCCCTGCTCCCAGATGAACTGGAGCAGGTCCTCGCCATACGGGAAGGCCGGGTCGAGGAGCACGAGGGGGCCGGCACCGCCATCCGCCATGGTGGTGAAGGTATCGGAACGCGGCTGTCCGTTTCAGGCCAGGCGGCGCTCATGACCAGGAATCAGGGCGTAGCCATCCTGACCATGGCGTTCAGCGCCCCATGAGAAGGGGGCCGCGCAATCGCACGGCCCCCTTCCAACCGGATTCTTGGGGCCCAACCCGCTGAAAGCTACCGCCCAACCTTCACCGCCCGCTTCACCACAGGCTCCCCGTCGAGGAGCAGGGTCACATAGTACATGCCGGGCGCCAGGTGGGCGGTGCTCCACTCCAGCTGGAATTCACCGGCTTCACGCTGGCCTTCCGCCAGCACCCGCAGGTCGCGGCCATCGGCGCTGTTGGCCAGCAGCTGCATGCGGCCCGCGCGCTCCAGGGTGCAATAGAGCGTGGTGCGGTCGGCGAAGGGGTTGGGCGCGATGCGCAGCAGGCGCTCCTGGGCGGGGCTCAGCCGCTCATCCGCAGCGCCTGAGCGCTGATCCGCGTCCGTGGGGCCGGCTGCGCAGCAGGCGGCCAACTGGGCCGCAAGCTGCGCGAGCTGGGCCGATTGAGCGGCCACCTGCTCCTCCAGCGCCTGCATGCGCTGGCTGCTGGCCTGATAACCTGCCACAAGGTGGGGCACCAGGCCCGTTAGGTTGACCGCCTTGAAGGAGCGGGCCGGCCTCACCACGCCGCCTGTGGAGTCCAGCTCAGCCGGAACCGTGGCATTCGTCACCAGCTCCGGGAACAACTGCTCCATCTCATGCGCCAGCACGCCTGTGTGCTGGCCGCCGGGCAGGCCCAGCTCAGGGAATTGCTCCTGGTTGTACGCGTACGTGTGCACTGGCAAGGCTGCCAGAGCGTCGGAGACCGCCGTCACATCCGCATCGGCCACGCCCGTCTTCACCGCCTGGTCCGATAGCCCGTAGGTGGCTTGCGCGAACACCCGGCCATTGAACCAGCCCGCCCATTGCACCCCCGGGTGCAGCACACTGGCATAGAACGCATAGACGGTGGTGTCGGCGTAAGGCGCATCCAATGTGGCCCGCACGCCGAAGAGCTGGGTGGCCGCATCGCCCGTGCCCACGTCCAGCTTGGCGCCGTAGGTTTCAGCGCTGGTGGACCCGTTCTCCACGATGATGTCCGCCTTCATTCCGTAATTGAACAGGTTGGCGGTGGATTCCTTGATGCGGTTATGAGCGAAGTAGCAGGCGTTCTCGCCGGTTGCATTCCAAGCGAGCGAATACACCCCGTGATTGCCCTGGCTGCCGCCGATGACCACGGCCTCCACGCCCCGCAGGATGGCGTTCCCGGGCAAGGTGCCCTGTATATCGAACTTGGCCGCCGTGGTGATGCCGGAGCCAACCGGATCATGGTGCTGCACCAGGAGCTTCTCCGTATTCGCACCGGCGCCGATGCCCACCGTGTTGTGGTCGCCAGGGCAGCCCAGCGGATTGAACTGCGAAGCGATGTACATGTTGAGCGCCCCAGGGCCGCTACCGTAGCCCCACGTGCAACCGGAGCCGCCGGTGGTGACCGGGAAGGTGGAGATGCGGCGCCAGTGGATCCGGCCGGTGGTATCCACCACCAGCACACGCGTGATCGTGTCGTTGTTGTAATCGGGTATCAGCCTCCGGAGGCGGATCGTGCGGTTGAGCACCTCCAGCCGCTCCTCCGGCTCGGTGATGGCGCCCCCGCTGAGCAGGTTGCCCGCATAGTAATCACCGATGCCCACGAAGGCCTGGTCCGACCGGGCCGGGAAGATCCGCATGGCCTCCAGGCCCTCCTGGCTCTGTGCCCCATAGGGAAGCACGCCCGTGTACGCGCTGGTGAAGATGAACCGCAAGCGGTCCTTGAAGTTCACCCCCGGGTTGTCGCTCCAATGCAGCACCATGTCCGTATTGTCAGCCCCGTTCGCCTTCTGCCCCAGGTAGCCGTGATCGCGGTTGCCCGTGAGGGTGATCCCGTTGCGCATCCATGGCCGGTGGCTGCCCTGCTGCGGCGTGGTGCCATCGCTCAAATGCAGGCGGCTGAAGGGGCCCGGATTGCCATTCCAGATCGTACCCGTGGGGCAGAGGCCCAGGTAGCCGCTCGCATCCTGTGGGGGGAAGGCACCGATGGTTGTGTTCCACGAGGGATTCAAGCGCATCCGCCGAATGGCATCCGTGTACCAATCGATCGGCTGGTTCGCATCGTTCCTTACCTCCAGGATCTGGTTCGCACCGGCGTTCCAGCCCAAGAATGCGCCACCTAGCCCGTTGTTGTTGGGTACGGTCACTTGTGGATAAGCCTGTTGACTCACAAGCCCGAGCACACCCCAAGCCAGGTGCCTCGTCCAGTTCTTCGTTCTCATGTCCTTTCGTGTTGTTGGTTCACTGAAAGGACCGGAACGATGCTCCTATTCGGCCAATACGAACTTCACGACCTGCACACTTCGTGCTCCATGCACCTGCAATACGTACGCACCGCGCGCCCAGGCCCCCACATCCAACCCGAATCGATCATGCTGCGTCCTGCCGCTCCATACCCGTTTCCCCAGCATGTCCAGCACCACCGCATCGCGCCCGGCAGCGTTACTAATCACCAGTACATCACTGGCCGGATTCGGATACACGAAAGGGACTCCTGCGCCCAACTCCTCCATGCCCTGGCTTCGCTCGCATCCATCCGGATCGGGTGAAACACACACCGCATCCACCAGCGTGTAACTAAACCTCCCCCACTCGGGTACGTTCGGAGCAAGATGAAGCGTATCGGTGAGTGCATTGCTGAAGAAGTTGCCGAGCATCAGGTAGGAGTAAGCGCTGTCAGCCACGAAGCTGCCGCTCACCAGGGTCCATCCCACCGTATCGCTCAGTATCTGCGGATACAGGATGTGCGCCTGGTTCAAGGCCGCAGGATAGGGATCGCCCCAGAGCCAGCGCCGATCGTAGGTGGTGAAGAGCATGCCCGGATTATTGCTGGCCAGCCAGTTTACCGGGTTCCATCCATTCCCGCCGTATGCCGCATTCGCTCGGAAGCTGCAGTAGTAGGTCTGTCCTTGAACCAAGGTGCTCAGCAAGGGCACCATCAGCCATTCGCGCTGCTCTTGTCCGGTATGCCCATCGTAGGTGATGATCCCTCCGCAGGAATTCCCCTCAAACGGTTGCTGAAAGGTGAGGATGTTGAGGGGTAAGCCATTGGCAACACCATAAGGTTGGCAACTTTGCAGGTGGTCCGGCGTCAAGTAGGCACTGTACCAGTGGTGAAGGGCACCCAAGCCCAGCCCGAAGGTGCAGCTATCGGTCTCCTCGAACCCAGGGTTGGGTACAAGGTTCTGGGCGTGCGTGCTGGAAGGTGTGCAGAACACCGCCAATGCCAAGGCCGGAAGGAGCTTGATGCGCCTGGAATGACCATGTGTGCTAGCGGAGTTCATCGTGTTCCTGTTCGTATCGGCCGGGAGTATCGTCCCGGTCCTCTTCCGCTCGTTTCAAGTCCTTGTCCGTCGCGGGATGCGGCAAGGCTCCGCCAAGAGACCGTGTATGCACGGCCCGGTGCTGCCGGGGTGGCTCAGCGGTGGCACCTTATCTTCGCGCTGCTCTGTTTCGTTTGCCTTTTTAGCGAGGGTTAGGTGGGACATGAGCGGGCTTCGGGGGCCTCAGCTCGCGGAGTTCGGCCCTCGGTGTTCGCGCACCGGGGGCTTTCTCGTGGAGGCCTTTGCAGGCCGTGTCATTGTAGAGAGAGAGAGAGAGAGAGAGAGAGAGAGAGAGAGAGAGAGAGCTGTCGGGGTGACAGCCCGATTCCTGCCAGGCGGCAAATGCCCGTACAGCAGCTTCATTGCCCTCCGGACTTGGGCCGCCCATGCGAGCGAAGCATGCATCCGATGGGCACCGAAGGAATCTCATGATGAACGAATATAGGTGATGGATTCAGATATGCCAGCGCACCGTCGATTGTTTCTTGTGGAATTCATATTCGATAGACGTTGCACGAACAGCCGATCAGAACGGTTGCGGCACTGAGGTGCAGAGTCCTCTACGAGAGACACGGCCCAGGCTGAAGTTCACCCCCGGTTTGTCGCTCCAATGCAGCACCATGTCCGTATTGTCAGCCCCGTTCGCCTTCTGCCCCAGGTAGCCGTGGTCGCGGTTGCCCGTGAAGGTGACCCCGTTGCGCATCCATGGCCGATGGCTGCCCTGCTGCGGCGTGGTGCCATCGCTCAAATGCAGGCGGCTGAAGGGGCCCGGATTGCCGTTCCAGATCGTACCCGTGGGGCAGAGGCCCAGGTAGCCGCTCGCATCCTGCGGGGGGAAGGCACCGATGGTTGTGGTCCACGAGGGATTCAGGCGCATCCGGTGGATGGCGCTGGTGTAGAAGTCGATCGGCTGGTCCCCATTGTGCCGAATATCCAGCGGGAAGCCCTGGAGATTGTTCCAACCTAAGTAATTCCCCGGCGCGCCAGTATGCCCAAGCACAGACGCCTGTCCAAACCCATGGCCAGAAGCCATTATGCACGCACCCAGAACAAGGTGCTTCAACCAATTCGTCGTTCTCATGTCTTTTCGAGTTCTCGGTTCATCGAAAAGACCGGAACGATGCATTCACTCGGTCAATACGAACTTGTGCACCTCCCTTCTGCCCTTGTGGATCATGTGCAGCACATACCCACCACGCGCCCATCCGCCGACCTCGAACTCCCAGCGATCATTAGGCACCATTCCTTCCCAAACCGACCGACCCACCGCATCCAGCACACGGACTTCAGCATGTGACCGGCCGACTAGGACCAACCAATCCGTTGCGGGATTTGGGAAGATAACAGTCGTGTTCTCACTGGTCACATGCACGGCTTGGCCAATATCACAACCTTCTGCGCTGGGCGAGACGCACACCGCGTCGATCATGGTATAGCCCCATGGGTACCAGGGGAAGACCGAATTCGGATCGGCGAAATGAAGCGTGTCCGTCAAGGCGTTGCTGAAGAAGTTGCCGATCATCAAGTAGCTGTAGGCACTATCCG
Protein-coding regions in this window:
- a CDS encoding pyruvate dehydrogenase complex dihydrolipoamide acetyltransferase, producing the protein MAEIVRMPKLSDTMTEGVVSAWHKKVGDKVKSGEVLAEIETDKATMEFESFTDGVLLHIGVEKGKAAPVDSVLAVLGKEGEDFSKLLAEAAAAVPAPAPAPAKAAPAPAPAPAPVAAPAPAPAPVAAPMAAPAAVAASNGRVKASPLAKHLAEERGIDISRVRGSGPDGRVTKQDIENHRGGGGFAAAPQVEGFTEVAVSQMRKTIARRLAESKFSAPHFYLTLEVDMERAMAAREAINKFIAPDKISFNDLVIKAAAVALKQHPKVNSSWLGDRIRFNQHVHIGVAVAVEEGLLVPVVRFADGKPLRAIGAEVRDYAKKAKEKKLQPQDWEGNTFTISNLGMFGIEEFTAIINPPDACILAVGGIVEKPVVRGGQIVPGHTMKVTLSCDHRVVDGATGAAFLNAFKQLLEEPALLLGVGAI
- the pdhA gene encoding pyruvate dehydrogenase (acetyl-transferring) E1 component subunit alpha encodes the protein MTTKTATPGHARGAKAKTAPPASAAPGKETHLRWFKDMILMRRFEEKCGQLYTMQKFGGFCHLYIGQEAVLAGMVTAIRPTDRIITGYRDHCHPLVLGASAKNVMAELYGKTTGTSKGKGGSMHYFDKARNLFGGHGIVGGQIGLGAGIAFADKYRGEDHATLCMMGDGAVRQGLLHETFNMAMTWKLPVIFIIENNNYAMGTSVERTSNVHDLSKLGLSYEMPAEGVNGMRCADVHDAIERACAHVRAGNGPMLLDIKTYRYKGHSMSDPQKYRTKEEVEDYKKQDPIEQVRATLLEKKWASENELEAMDEAAKQEVEEAVKFAEESPVPAESELYTDVYHQADYPFLKD
- a CDS encoding cytidine deaminase — protein: MAERHQHTFTYRRMRREQLPAADAGLLQRAQEAAARAYAPYSAFRVGAALRLADGTVLEGSNQENASFPAGTCAERSVLHYAMAQQPGARVEAIAVVVPQVAGDDPVSPCGICRQALLEQESRQRAPVRVLLGTASGWVIELERASDLLPLQFDGSFLKP
- a CDS encoding polyphosphate polymerase domain-containing protein, which gives rise to MHPNVDTAALIDRFEPITLKEMDSVKLQNRVDTKYVLSERQLPALLQALSAHYRVLEVDGKRGTRYRSLYFDTADLKHYRDHHNKRTFRSKVRFREYLGSGLVYLEVKRKTGTGRTDKARQRVDRIPDALTPEQQRFVQEASHSEAALQPALWNHFTRYTFVAKAGTERLTLDIDLRYSDPHGAGALGGIVVAELKQPRADRQSPFVQQMRRMGIRPSGMSKYCVGMLTLGRRVKHNAFKEVLLKLERIRQAA
- a CDS encoding DUF4956 domain-containing protein; the protein is MKSIEILGWKLFHTDFWELLFKFSIDLAVVYILIRLIYYPIHRKKDFLFTYFLFNVLIFFLCGLLNSVKLSTGFAFGLFAIFSILRYRTEQISIKDMTYLLAVIAVAVVNALFGKKVSLLELLFTNVLILTTTYVLEHLWLTRHEAMRQVIYERIDLIKPENRQLLHDDLHQRLGVKVSRVEIGRIDLLRDTVQLRVFYYDDEQGDRSFTELRADDGDD
- a CDS encoding DUF2851 family protein, which encodes MADGGAGPLVLLDPAFPYGEDLLQFIWEQGLYDRHALRTTDGRAVEVVKPGRIQRDSGPDLVDAQLRIDGQHWAGTVEVHLRSSEWNAHGHQRDPAYENVVLHVVYEHDAEVRTRSGAALPTVELFPRISTESIAVYRSLMRGQGAVPCAGRLAALDPARIGPWLERVLVERLERKTAAVEALYRDLRHDAAETVYHMLARAFGLKVNAEPFGMLAHALPLRVVLKHRDDALRTEALLFGQAGLLQVDFVDDYPRLLQQEHRVLAALHGLRPAPVAAWKFARMRPVNLPTVRIAQFAQLLMRCEGSFGELLGTDDAVQMRALLDVEAGGYWRERYVFDRPSALQPKRLGRAGADHLIINAIVPALFALGRLTGRPAQCDRALHLLEQLPAERNAVLTEWAGLGLPADSAGRGQALIELRTSYCQPRRCLACGIGQQLLRRTAP
- a CDS encoding tail fiber domain-containing protein, whose translation is MRTKNWTRHLAWGVLGLVSQQAYPQVTVPNNNGLGGAFLGWNAGANQILEVRNDANQPIDWYTDAIRRMRLNPSWNTTIGAFPPQDASGYLGLCPTGTIWNGNPGPFSRLHLSDGTTPQQGSHRPWMRNGITLTGNRDHGYLGQKANGADNTDMVLHWSDNPGVNFKDRLRFIFTSAYTGVLPYGAQSQEGLEAMRIFPARSDQAFVGIGDYYAGNLLSGGAITEPEERLEVLNRTIRLRRLIPDYNNDTITRVLVVDTTGRIHWRRISTFPVTTGGSGCTWGYGSGPGALNMYIASQFNPLGCPGDHNTVGIGAGANTEKLLVQHHDPVGSGITTAAKFDIQGTLPGNAILRGVEAVVIGGSQGNHGVYSLAWNATGENACYFAHNRIKESTANLFNYGMKADIIVENGSTSAETYGAKLDVGTGDAATQLFGVRATLDAPYADTTVYAFYASVLHPGVQWAGWFNGRVFAQATYGLSDQAVKTGVADADVTAVSDALAALPVHTYAYNQEQFPELGLPGGQHTGVLAHEMEQLFPELVTNATVPAELDSTGGVVRPARSFKAVNLTGLVPHLVAGYQASSQRMQALEEQVAAQSAQLAQLAAQLAACCAAGPTDADQRSGAADERLSPAQERLLRIAPNPFADRTTLYCTLERAGRMQLLANSADGRDLRVLAEGQREAGEFQLEWSTAHLAPGMYYVTLLLDGEPVVKRAVKVGR
- a CDS encoding T9SS type A sorting domain-containing protein translates to MNSASTHGHSRRIKLLPALALAVFCTPSSTHAQNLVPNPGFEETDSCTFGLGLGALHHWYSAYLTPDHLQSCQPYGVANGLPLNILTFQQPFEGNSCGGIITYDGHTGQEQREWLMVPLLSTLVQGQTYYCSFRANAAYGGNGWNPVNWLASNNPGMLFTTYDRRWLWGDPYPAALNQAHILYPQILSDTVGWTLVSGSFVADSAYSYLMLGNFFSNALTDTLHLAPNVPEWGRFSYTLVDAVCVSPDPDGCERSQGMEELGAGVPFVYPNPASDVLVISNAAGRDAVVLDMLGKRVWSGRTQHDRFGLDVGAWARGAYVLQVHGARSVQVVKFVLAE